One Belonocnema kinseyi isolate 2016_QV_RU_SX_M_011 chromosome 6, B_treatae_v1, whole genome shotgun sequence genomic region harbors:
- the LOC117175081 gene encoding uncharacterized protein LOC117175081 isoform X2, with the protein MKIDTGPLILAIAIFLPNWVESASDDNEKLPQGGRIIPYRFSSGSSSSNTGHQNELTPGSYRFPQVSSSNSRHSIGFPQGTRIINYTFPPERVPIKVVKDWEGLDYGIHVGGRPGYYGMVYPYGTYNVISGSPPEYSITIVQPQNGQQIFRAGKHAATVQGTTMYEVHPNGAFVEKDGQKVRFWPESKDILSNDGVHRYAAYENGFRLYNEGQRTLIRQRQGQLRLE; encoded by the exons ATGAAGATTGATACCGGACCACTAATCCTGGCGATCGCCATTTTTCTGCCCAATTGGGTTG aatcagcCTCAGATGATAATGAAAAACTTCCACAAGGAGGTAGAATAATTCCTTACAGGTTTTCATCAG GATCAAGCTCAAGTAATACCGGACATCAAAATGAATTAACACCAGGTTCTTACCGATTTCCTCAAG taAGCTCAAGTAATTCCAGACATTCAATTGGATTTCCACAAGgaactagaataattaattacacGTTTCCTCCAG AACGTGTGCCAATAAAGGTTGTGAAAGACTGGGAAGGATTAGATTATGGAATACATGTTGGTGGCAGACCTGGATATTATGGAATGGTTTATCCTTATGGAACATATAATGTTATATctg GTTCACCCCCAGAATATAGTATTACGATAGTTCAGCCTCAAAATGGTCAACAAATATTTCGTGCAGGAAAACATGCAGCAACAGTCCAAGGAACTACAATGTATGAAGTACATCCAAATGGTGCCTTTG TTGAAAAGGACGGGCAGAAAGTGAGATTCTGGCCTGAAAGCAAAGATATACTGTCAAATGATGGTGTGCATCGCTACGCAGCTTATGAGAATGGGTTTCGCCTGTATAATGAAGGACAAAGGACTTTAATTCGTCAGAggcaag GACAACTAAGACTAGAGTGA
- the LOC117175081 gene encoding uncharacterized protein LOC117175081 isoform X1 has protein sequence MKIDTGPLILAIAIFLPNWVESASDDNEKLPQGGRIIPYRFSSGSSSSNTGHQNELTPGSYRFPQEVSSSNSRHSIGFPQGTRIINYTFPPERVPIKVVKDWEGLDYGIHVGGRPGYYGMVYPYGTYNVISGSPPEYSITIVQPQNGQQIFRAGKHAATVQGTTMYEVHPNGAFVEKDGQKVRFWPESKDILSNDGVHRYAAYENGFRLYNEGQRTLIRQRQGQLRLE, from the exons ATGAAGATTGATACCGGACCACTAATCCTGGCGATCGCCATTTTTCTGCCCAATTGGGTTG aatcagcCTCAGATGATAATGAAAAACTTCCACAAGGAGGTAGAATAATTCCTTACAGGTTTTCATCAG GATCAAGCTCAAGTAATACCGGACATCAAAATGAATTAACACCAGGTTCTTACCGATTTCCTCAAG aagtaAGCTCAAGTAATTCCAGACATTCAATTGGATTTCCACAAGgaactagaataattaattacacGTTTCCTCCAG AACGTGTGCCAATAAAGGTTGTGAAAGACTGGGAAGGATTAGATTATGGAATACATGTTGGTGGCAGACCTGGATATTATGGAATGGTTTATCCTTATGGAACATATAATGTTATATctg GTTCACCCCCAGAATATAGTATTACGATAGTTCAGCCTCAAAATGGTCAACAAATATTTCGTGCAGGAAAACATGCAGCAACAGTCCAAGGAACTACAATGTATGAAGTACATCCAAATGGTGCCTTTG TTGAAAAGGACGGGCAGAAAGTGAGATTCTGGCCTGAAAGCAAAGATATACTGTCAAATGATGGTGTGCATCGCTACGCAGCTTATGAGAATGGGTTTCGCCTGTATAATGAAGGACAAAGGACTTTAATTCGTCAGAggcaag GACAACTAAGACTAGAGTGA